The Paralichthys olivaceus isolate ysfri-2021 chromosome 9, ASM2471397v2, whole genome shotgun sequence genome contains a region encoding:
- the trpt1 gene encoding tRNA 2'-phosphotransferase 1 isoform X1: MDSDRGGRGGRGRRRNRGGEDRDVRLSKSMSYALRHGANQMGLQMGADGFLFVEELLAHPQFRSYSLEDIERVVVTNDKQRFKLRSHPEDGRLEIRANQGHSVQVRDLELKPVLTGSSDYPAEAIHGSYLSKWSSIQQQGLSRMKRMHIHLASGLPGEDGVMSGMRSDCDLAVFINVTKALADGIEFFWSENGVLLTAGDAEGKLLPKYFSRALRLRPTRSILPLQ, encoded by the exons ATGGACAGTGacagaggaggtagaggaggaagaggaagaaggagaaacCGTGGTGGAGAG GACAGAGATGTCCGCCTGTCCAAATCCATGTCTTATGCTCTTCGCCATGGAGCCAACCAGATGGGTCTTCAAATGGGAGCAG ATGGCTTCTTGTTTGTGGAAGAGCTCTTGGCTCACCCGCAGTTTCGCTCTTACTCATTGGAAGACATCGAGAGAGTCGTGGTCACAAATGACAAGCAGCGCTTCAAGCTCCGTTCACACCCAGAGGATGGACGCCTGGAGATTCGAGCCAACCAGGGCCATTCAGTGCAG GTGAGGGATTTGGAGCTGAAACCGGTCCTGACTGGTTCTTCAGACTATCCAGCTGAGGCCATTCATGGCTCCTACCTCAGCAAATGGAGCTCTATCCAGCAGCAGGGTCTGAGCCGCATGAAGAGGATGCACATCCACCTGGCATCAGGACTCCCAGGGGAGGATGGTGTcatgtcag GAATGAGAAGTGACTGTGATCTTGCCGTGTTCATCAACGTCACAAAGGCTCTGGCTG ATGGTATTGAGTTCTTCTGGTCAGAAAACGGTGTGTTGCTGACTGCAGGTGACGCAGAGGGAAAACTTCTCCCAAAATACTTTAGCCGAGCCTTAAGACTGAGACCCACAC GGAGCATCCTGCCACTGCAGTAG
- the fermt3b gene encoding fermitin family homolog 3b: MAAWDLLVTVEDLGPDAPPVNLSVTSELHVGGVILKLVEKTQIQQDWSDHVLWWEQKQRWLLRTSWTLEKYGIHADARLIFMPQHKPLKLGLPNGITLRLKACFSSPVFQTVMGICKMLNIRHPEELSLLRPVEEKKKKKDKNSTEEIYDLSEVPLSSVSRPCLYNGMPAHFADSPQVEAIYKMLSVTQPPPAPEVIAKQYRPASVVDKAHINGRWLDSSHCLLQQGIQENDRLWLRFKYFAFHDIEPKYDAVRLTQLYEQARWNLLLEDIDCTEEEMMLFGALQYHISKVSQSEPQMLSSSAAMDDLESALQCLEVKMDGDSSSASDLLENMTAPELNDYLKIFRPKRLTLKGYKQYWFKFQDTSISYFKSKEESIGEPIQQINLKGCEVAPDVNMAAQKFQIRLLIPAPEGMNEVYLRCENKQQYAQWMAACRLASKCMSLADSSFQSEIQSIHTFLEMQQTNTGSNSNAPANDESINTHSLVSPRYHKKYKTKQLTPRILDAYQNVAQLSLNDAVMRFLQIWQALPDFGLSYFVVRFKGSRKDEVMGIAPNRLIRIDLGVGDVVKTWRYNNMKQWNVNWDIRQMAIEFEGNVNIAFSCVTADCKIVHEFIGGYIFMSTRSREKSDTLNEELFHKLTGGHEAL, from the exons atGGCAGCCTGGGACCTGTTAGTCACAGTGGAGGACCTGGGGCCTGATGCCCCACCTGTCAACCTCAGTGTGACCTCTGAACTCCACGTCGGAGGGGTCATCCTCAAGCTGGTGGAAAAGACAC agatccAGCAGGATTGGTCGGACCATGTCCTGTGGTGGGAGCAGAAGCAGCGGTGGCTGCTGCGGACGTCCTGGACTCTGGAGAAATATGGCATTCATGCTGATGCTCGGCTGATTTTCATGCCTCAGCACAAGCCCCTGAAGCTGGGTCTGCCCAACGGCATCACCCTGAGGCTGAAGGCCTGCTTCTCTAGCCCCGTCTTCCAGACCGTGATGGGCATCTGCAAGATGCTCA ACATCCGTCACCCTGAGGAGCTCTCCCTCCTTCGGCCtgtagaggagaaaaagaagaagaaagacaaaaactCAACAGAGGAGATCTACGACCTGAGCGAGGTGCCCCTCTCCTCAG TGTCCCGGCCTTGTCTGTACAACGGCATGCCAGCTCACTTTGCTGACTCACCTCAGGTGGAGGCTATCTACAAGATGCTTTCAgttactcagcctccccccgcccCAGAAGTCATAGCCAAGCAGTACCGCCCAGCCAGCGTGGTAGACAAGGCCCATATCAATGGCAG GTGGTTGGACTCATCCCATTGTCTTCTGCAGCAGGGCATCCAAGAAAATGATCGACTCTGGCTTCGCTTCAAATACTTTGCCTTCCATGACATAGAAcccaag TACGATGCTGTGCGTCTGACCCAACTTTATGAGCAGGCTCGCTGGAACCTCCTGCTGGAGGACATCGactgcacagaggaggagatgatgcTGTTTGGAGCTCTGCAG TACCACATCAGTAAGGTGTCTCAGTCCGAGCCCCAGATGTTGAGCTCCAGTGCAGCCATGGATGACCTGGAATCAGCCCTGCAGTGTCTAGAAGTCAAGATGGATGGAGACAGCAGCTCTGCATCCGATCTGCTG GAAAACATGACTGCACCAGAACTCAATGACTATCTGAAGATATTCAG GCCAAAGAGGTTGACGCTGAAGGGATACAAACAATACTGGTTCAAGTTCCAGGATACATCCATCTCTTATTTCAAGAGCAAAGAGGAGAGCATCGGAGAGCCCATCCAACAGATAAACCTCAAAG GGTGTGAAGTGGCTCCAGACGTTAACATGGCCGCACAAAAGTTCCAGATCAGACTCCTGATACCAGCGCCTGAGGGCATGAACGAGGTCTATCTGCGCTGTGAAAAC AAGCAGCAGTATGCTCAGTGGATGGCTGCATGTCGACTGGCCTCCAAATGCATGAGTCTCGCAGACAGCAGTTTCCAGAGTGAAATACAGAGCATCCACACTTTCCTGGAAATGCAGCAAACCAACACTGGTTCCAACAGTAACGCACCTGCCAACGATGAAAGCATCAATACCCACAGTCTGGTATCACCACGCTACCACAAGaagtacaaaacaaaacag CTGACCCCTCGTATCCTGGACGCATACCAGAACGTGGCTCAGCTCTCGCTGAATGATGCAGTGATGCGCTTCCTGCAGATCTGGCAGGCTCTTCCTGACTTTGGTCTCTCATACTTCGTTGTCAG GTTCAAAGGTAGCCGAAAAGACGAGGTAATGGGCATCGCCCCAAACCGCCTAATCCGCATTGACCTGGGAGTGGGTGATGTGGTCAAGACGTGGCGTTACAACAACATGAAGCAGTGGAACGTCAACTGGGACATACGACAG ATGGCCATCGAGTTTGAAGGCAACGTCAACATTGCGTTCAGCTGCGTGACTGCCGACTGTAAAATCGTTCATGAGTTTATTGGAGGCTACATTTTCATGTCAACACGCAGTCGTGAGAAGAGCGACACGCTCAATGAGGAACTCTTTCACAAGCTGACCGGAGGCCATGAAGCTCTCTGA
- the trpt1 gene encoding tRNA 2'-phosphotransferase 1 isoform X2: MDSDRGGRGGRGRRRNRGGEDRDVRLSKSMSYALRHGANQMGLQMGADGFLFVEELLAHPQFRSYSLEDIERVVVTNDKQRFKLRSHPEDGRLEIRANQGHSVQVRDLELKPVLTGSSDYPAEAIHGSYLSKWSSIQQQGLSRMKRMHIHLASGLPGEDGVMSGMRSDCDLAVFINVTKALAGDAEGKLLPKYFSRALRLRPTRSILPLQ; this comes from the exons ATGGACAGTGacagaggaggtagaggaggaagaggaagaaggagaaacCGTGGTGGAGAG GACAGAGATGTCCGCCTGTCCAAATCCATGTCTTATGCTCTTCGCCATGGAGCCAACCAGATGGGTCTTCAAATGGGAGCAG ATGGCTTCTTGTTTGTGGAAGAGCTCTTGGCTCACCCGCAGTTTCGCTCTTACTCATTGGAAGACATCGAGAGAGTCGTGGTCACAAATGACAAGCAGCGCTTCAAGCTCCGTTCACACCCAGAGGATGGACGCCTGGAGATTCGAGCCAACCAGGGCCATTCAGTGCAG GTGAGGGATTTGGAGCTGAAACCGGTCCTGACTGGTTCTTCAGACTATCCAGCTGAGGCCATTCATGGCTCCTACCTCAGCAAATGGAGCTCTATCCAGCAGCAGGGTCTGAGCCGCATGAAGAGGATGCACATCCACCTGGCATCAGGACTCCCAGGGGAGGATGGTGTcatgtcag GAATGAGAAGTGACTGTGATCTTGCCGTGTTCATCAACGTCACAAAGGCTCTGGCTG GTGACGCAGAGGGAAAACTTCTCCCAAAATACTTTAGCCGAGCCTTAAGACTGAGACCCACAC GGAGCATCCTGCCACTGCAGTAG
- the zbtb3 gene encoding zinc finger and BTB domain-containing protein 3 isoform X2 — protein MEFPQHSQQLLTALRSQRQRGFLCDCTVVVGSSCFLAHRAVLASCSPFFHMFYSDSPGSNGGNSSVTLDSDIVTAAAFGLLLDFVYEGVLQLEESPPVEDVLAAASFLHMNEVVRVCKRRLQRRGPLAEADSTRSEESAGVRKAVEIGRDGGGGAEPVVAMAGDHLNSVAMAVRLSPVAVRRQLESVKSERRTGGGSLEARIHTPLSPDLADTTQPGMDAPPLPPGREQVQGLITGQSVPASGGHTRMVIGGQGEGSALGSPCSTTEMYSNQQPSSSSSSSLIPVSLAGGRSGVALSESSLSPRLHQDVPRLPRDNDVRKPLETDHRGTSDGGQQRVMLIQPSASNSHLQSNPTQSPIQRAPPQIRIQNTLSVQSQSSDFHIHCQTQTLGGPEGDTRASHPIRSVGRVHTDSSDEKNVKVKVEAIVISDEELEEENREREPVMELDNDFEDDIQEEELNSPQFLHSHPQALLQMTSHSNDYSFPLSPSSSSSGAGPSSQENSFAASLIPPSTAQQHLDPAAYFQDSMGNFMEDVPTCGVCGKTFSCTYTLRRHAIVHTRERPYECRYCYRSYTQSGDLYRHIRKAHDHTLPAKRSKADMDPSLPPQAPPDLS, from the exons ATGGAGTTCCCCCAGCATTCCCAGCAGCTCCTGACCGCTCTGCGTTCCCAGCGTCAGCGGGGCTTCCTCTGTGACTGCACTGTCGTGGTGGGATCATCCTGCTTCCTGGCTCATCGTGCTGTTTTGGCCTCCTGCTCGCCTTTCTTCCACATGTTTTACTCGGATTCCCCAGGCAGCAATGGTGGAAACAGCTCTGTCACACTGGACAGTGACATTGTCACGGCTGCTGCTTTTGGCTTGCTCTTGGACTTTGTCTATGAAGgtgtgctgcagctggaggagtcTCCACCAGTGGAGGACGTATTGGCGGCTGCGAGCTTTCTGCACATGAATGAGGTGGTCAGAGTGTGCAAAAGACGACTGCAGAGACGAGGGCCTCTGGCTGAGGCAGACAGCACTCGCTCCGAAGAGAGTGCTGGTGTGAGGAAGGCAGTAGAGATAGGAAGAGATGGTGGGGGTGGAGCTGAGCCTGTGGTGGCCATGGCAGGAGATCACTTGAATTCAGTCGCAATGGCCGTGCGACTCTCACCAGTGGCGGTGAGGAGGCAGTTGGAGTCTGTGAAGTCTGAGCGGAGGACTGGTGGGGGGTCATTAGAGGCACGGATTCACACTCCTCTGAGCCCTGATCTTGCGGATACCACTCAGCCAGGTATGGATGCCCCTCCTTTGCCCCCAGGCAGAGAGCAGGTGCAGGGCCTCATCACTGGTCAATCTGTCCCCGCCTCTGGAGGTCACACGAGGATGGTGATTGGAGGTCAGGGGGAGGGGTCGGCACTCGGGAGCCCCTGCAGCACCACAGAGATGTACAG CAACCAGCAGCCCTCTTCGTCGTCTTCTTCCTCCCTGATCCCAGTGAGTTTGGCTGGTGGGCGGTCAGGGGTTGCTCTGTCAGAATCCAGTCTCTCCCCTAGACTTCATCAGGACGTACCACGACTTCCCCGTGACAATGATGTTCGGAAACCCTTGGAGACTGACCACAGAGGCACATCAGACGGAGGACAACAGAGGGTCATGTTAATCCAACCGTCAGCATCCAACTCACACTTACAGTCCAATCCAACACAATCACCAATTCAGCGTGCACCTCCCCAAATCCGAATCCAGAACACTTTGTCAGTTCAAAGCCAAAGCTCAGACTTTCACATTCATTGTCAGACACAAACCCTTGGGGGGCCTGAGGGGGATACCAGAGCCTCACACCCCATAAGAAGTGTAGGCAGAGTGCATACAGACAGCAGTGACGAGAAGaatgtcaaagtcaaagtagagGCCATAGTTATATCTGatgaagagctggaggaggagaacagagagagagaaccagtGATGGAACTGGACAATGATTTTGAAGATGACATCCAGGAAGAGGAGCTGAACAGTCCTCAGTTTCTCCACTCCCACCCGCAGGCCCTACTACAGATGACGTCCCATTCAAATGACTactccttccccctctctccgtcctcctcctcttctggtGCCGGCCCTTCCTCCCAGGAAAACTCTTTTGCCGCCTCCCTCATTCCTCCGTCCACAGCTCAGCAGCATTTAGACCCTGCAGCGTATTTCCAGGACTCTATGGGTAACTTCATGGAGGACGTCCCCACTTGTGGCGTCTGTGGAAAGACATTCTCATGCACGTACACGCTAAGGCGCCACGCCATTGTGCACACACGCGAGCGCCCTTACGAGTGCCGCTACTGCTATCGGAGCTACACACAGTCCGGCGACCTGTACAGACACATTCGCAAAGCTCATGACCACACGCTGCCGGCCAAGCGCAGCAAGGCAGACATGGATCCCTCCCTGCCCCCACAAGCACCACCAGATCTCAGTTAA
- the zbtb3 gene encoding zinc finger and BTB domain-containing protein 3 isoform X1, translated as MEFPQHSQQLLTALRSQRQRGFLCDCTVVVGSSCFLAHRAVLASCSPFFHMFYSDSPGSNGGNSSVTLDSDIVTAAAFGLLLDFVYEGVLQLEESPPVEDVLAAASFLHMNEVVRVCKRRLQRRGPLAEADSTRSEESAGVRKAVEIGRDGGGGAEPVVAMAGDHLNSVAMAVRLSPVAVRRQLESVKSERRTGGGSLEARIHTPLSPDLADTTQPGMDAPPLPPGREQVQGLITGQSVPASGGHTRMVIGGQGEGSALGSPCSTTEMYSSNQQPSSSSSSSLIPVSLAGGRSGVALSESSLSPRLHQDVPRLPRDNDVRKPLETDHRGTSDGGQQRVMLIQPSASNSHLQSNPTQSPIQRAPPQIRIQNTLSVQSQSSDFHIHCQTQTLGGPEGDTRASHPIRSVGRVHTDSSDEKNVKVKVEAIVISDEELEEENREREPVMELDNDFEDDIQEEELNSPQFLHSHPQALLQMTSHSNDYSFPLSPSSSSSGAGPSSQENSFAASLIPPSTAQQHLDPAAYFQDSMGNFMEDVPTCGVCGKTFSCTYTLRRHAIVHTRERPYECRYCYRSYTQSGDLYRHIRKAHDHTLPAKRSKADMDPSLPPQAPPDLS; from the exons ATGGAGTTCCCCCAGCATTCCCAGCAGCTCCTGACCGCTCTGCGTTCCCAGCGTCAGCGGGGCTTCCTCTGTGACTGCACTGTCGTGGTGGGATCATCCTGCTTCCTGGCTCATCGTGCTGTTTTGGCCTCCTGCTCGCCTTTCTTCCACATGTTTTACTCGGATTCCCCAGGCAGCAATGGTGGAAACAGCTCTGTCACACTGGACAGTGACATTGTCACGGCTGCTGCTTTTGGCTTGCTCTTGGACTTTGTCTATGAAGgtgtgctgcagctggaggagtcTCCACCAGTGGAGGACGTATTGGCGGCTGCGAGCTTTCTGCACATGAATGAGGTGGTCAGAGTGTGCAAAAGACGACTGCAGAGACGAGGGCCTCTGGCTGAGGCAGACAGCACTCGCTCCGAAGAGAGTGCTGGTGTGAGGAAGGCAGTAGAGATAGGAAGAGATGGTGGGGGTGGAGCTGAGCCTGTGGTGGCCATGGCAGGAGATCACTTGAATTCAGTCGCAATGGCCGTGCGACTCTCACCAGTGGCGGTGAGGAGGCAGTTGGAGTCTGTGAAGTCTGAGCGGAGGACTGGTGGGGGGTCATTAGAGGCACGGATTCACACTCCTCTGAGCCCTGATCTTGCGGATACCACTCAGCCAGGTATGGATGCCCCTCCTTTGCCCCCAGGCAGAGAGCAGGTGCAGGGCCTCATCACTGGTCAATCTGTCCCCGCCTCTGGAGGTCACACGAGGATGGTGATTGGAGGTCAGGGGGAGGGGTCGGCACTCGGGAGCCCCTGCAGCACCACAGAGATGTACAG CAGCAACCAGCAGCCCTCTTCGTCGTCTTCTTCCTCCCTGATCCCAGTGAGTTTGGCTGGTGGGCGGTCAGGGGTTGCTCTGTCAGAATCCAGTCTCTCCCCTAGACTTCATCAGGACGTACCACGACTTCCCCGTGACAATGATGTTCGGAAACCCTTGGAGACTGACCACAGAGGCACATCAGACGGAGGACAACAGAGGGTCATGTTAATCCAACCGTCAGCATCCAACTCACACTTACAGTCCAATCCAACACAATCACCAATTCAGCGTGCACCTCCCCAAATCCGAATCCAGAACACTTTGTCAGTTCAAAGCCAAAGCTCAGACTTTCACATTCATTGTCAGACACAAACCCTTGGGGGGCCTGAGGGGGATACCAGAGCCTCACACCCCATAAGAAGTGTAGGCAGAGTGCATACAGACAGCAGTGACGAGAAGaatgtcaaagtcaaagtagagGCCATAGTTATATCTGatgaagagctggaggaggagaacagagagagagaaccagtGATGGAACTGGACAATGATTTTGAAGATGACATCCAGGAAGAGGAGCTGAACAGTCCTCAGTTTCTCCACTCCCACCCGCAGGCCCTACTACAGATGACGTCCCATTCAAATGACTactccttccccctctctccgtcctcctcctcttctggtGCCGGCCCTTCCTCCCAGGAAAACTCTTTTGCCGCCTCCCTCATTCCTCCGTCCACAGCTCAGCAGCATTTAGACCCTGCAGCGTATTTCCAGGACTCTATGGGTAACTTCATGGAGGACGTCCCCACTTGTGGCGTCTGTGGAAAGACATTCTCATGCACGTACACGCTAAGGCGCCACGCCATTGTGCACACACGCGAGCGCCCTTACGAGTGCCGCTACTGCTATCGGAGCTACACACAGTCCGGCGACCTGTACAGACACATTCGCAAAGCTCATGACCACACGCTGCCGGCCAAGCGCAGCAAGGCAGACATGGATCCCTCCCTGCCCCCACAAGCACCACCAGATCTCAGTTAA